The genomic region ACAGTATTCTGAGGTTGATCGAAAATAGGAGCTATGACCCTGCATTTGCCCAATTAAGATTCTTAGCTAAGAAGGTCGCTGAATTAGAGAGTAATCTATCTAACCTGGATGCCTCTTTAGCGTGGTCTTCTATATTGGTTATGGCGTTCATCTATGCTTTTTCATCACTTTTACCTACTTTGATGACGGATGATGCCAAGAGGAAGCTTATTCTAAAATTTGCTATATATTTCTCTTTGTTCTTAATTTTCCTATACAGTCATAACGAGTTTAAGATCGCATTGTCGATTATCTCATCGAATATTCTACTGACCAATATCAAATATCTTGACGATTTCACGGTATTGCTTATGGGTGTGACCGTTGGAAGTTTAGGAGTTTTGATACCGACCTTGATATCGCTGTATTCTCCTCCGGTAGTAAGCTTAAGTCTAGATTTAAGCATAAGGGACCTTAAACGTCATTTTTCAAGGTCTCTTCTTACGATTCTCGCGTTCTCCCTTATAATAGCGTCGACGTTGGCTGTTTTTAAGATGTCCTATAGCCATATGCTCTCTGAAACGGAGACGCAAGCTCATTTCAAACGCGACGTCGTGTGTCTACAATCCACGACCAACAATATAATCGTTAAGGAAAATCTAATATTCCTGAAGTCTATGCACTGGATTAACTCATCTTATCTCTTTAAATCGTTATATGGTGATATTTCATTGGATAGTATCTCAGGTTTCACAGCCGTAAGAATAATTTCGCAGGACTACGGTATGCTTGACCAAAGGTTCGAGATCTTAGGAGTCGACCCAGAGTTTCTCGATGAGTACTTCAACTTCTCTCTAACGATAACCAAAGGCGGATACCTCTCTGGAAGCGAGAGGGCTGTTCTCGTACCTGCTTCGTTAGAGTATTATCTAAGACCTTTGGATAGAGTTAGGATACGCTTTGTGATCGTAAGCGCGACCGGACAGCAACTTGTAGATGTTGCTGAATACGATTTCGGTGAGTTTATAGTTAAAGGGTTCTTCGACCCCGACTCTGTAGACAAAATAACCCTTCCTGATGGGTCTCCGTTAATAGATACTCCGTATAAGACGATTATAGTCCCCGGGGATCTTCTGCCAGATTCGATAGATGCGCGGCACTTGACGATAACGATTCCTAGGCTTAGGAATGTCGTGTCCTTCCAAGGACCAACATACATAAACATACTCAAAGTCCGATATGCGTTCCTACTACCCGACCCCCGTAGCGGAGTCGACGTTTACGAGAAAGCTAGGGAGCTTATGGACCTGACGGGCTTCCGGGCGTTCGGCTTCTCAAACGGAGTCTGTAAAACCTATGAGGAGCTGTATGTCCTAAACATCGTAGGTTTTTCATCGATCGTGCCTCCTATCGTGATAGTGACGCTTATAATCGTACTTGTCATGAACTCCGTCATCTATGAGCGTCGTAAGGAGATATGGACCCTAGCCGTTTTAGGCGGTAACCCACGTAATATCACTAACATGTTTCTCACCGAAGCCTTGATCACAGGGATTCTATCGACGACTATAGGGTATCTATGTTATACAGCCGTCTACCTGTCCTCAAGGGTGTTGATACCTATCATACAGAGCTTGAACCCTGAGATGGTTAAGCTTTTCACGGAGATGAAGTCTACATCAGGCTTCGACCTTTCCTCTATTCTCATAGTGTTGTTCATGGGCTTGGCTGTCCCGGTGGTCGGTAGCTATATACCCTGCATAAAGGCCCACGGTTTAACCCTACTCGGTAGACCTCCCAAGAGGAACATAGGGGAAGACGTACGAACGAGAGGAGAGCTAGCTGAGTATCATCTTCCGATCAGGGCCACGCCGTTCGACGGAGAGATGCTCTACAATTATCTGAAAGACAACTTCCTTACGAAAACTTTCCAGGTTAAGAAGCTCTCTGGAAATGCTTATCAGGATGGGACCTTCGACTTCAAGTTTACGCTACAGTTTAGGAACGTGCTTACTGAGTGTAGTTTAAAGGGTATCAGGCGGGGAGATACGATATATCCTGTTTTAACGTTCCCTGCGAAGTTTATCGACGCTATGGACCTACACAAGTTCATATATGACCTCGAGAAGGTTTCCCTCGGATACCCATCGTGGAGGGAGAAAAACATGCGGCTTGAGATAACTAGGGTTAAACCTGTTACTAGGGTTAGAACAGTGGACGACGTTTTACGCGATGTTAGAGTGGTTCGTGAACAGCTCCGCGTCGTCGACAGCAAGCTCAAAACTCTAGAAAAACTCAAAGCTACGACACCGTCGGAATTGTTGACCGAATACGAGAAGAAATACCTCGCTCAGGCTGAAAGGCTTAACCGTACTATACGTCGTCTCGGTTTGGAACTCGAGCCGTTCTATGAGGAACTTAATAAGGAGTCTCAGAAGTTAAGCACCGAAATAGACCGGCTGAATATAGCCTATAAGCTTGGAGAGATATCCGAAGAAGAATACAGGTCTTCTGTAGAGCCTCTGAAGAATAGGCTTAGCGAGGTTCAGAAGAAGCTTAACGATATAAAGTTCGTGCTGACTCAGCTTAAGATGCCGAGGGCAAAGCTTACGAGGATAAGGTTGCCGGCACGGAGGATCGCACGGAGAAAGAGGGTCGAGGAGACCCCAGGCCTTATGTACTGTCCATACTGTGGAAGCACGAACCTAATAAAAACTCCAAGCGGCTCGATAATATGCGGGAGATGCCGTAGAAGACTACGTTAAAAAAGGAAATTAAATTTGAGAAATTCATGAAAATGACATTTTTACCTTCCAGATCCAGTACCGGTCATCAGAGACTTCTTGTATCTCTCCCAGTCTTTAAGCGCATCTCTTACGACGCTTACCGTTAACTCTATCGCTCGCTCAGGCATACCTTCGACCTCGGGTTTCGACAAGAGAGTTATATAGAACCTATCTGAATCACGCGTTCTCGTAGCTCTGAGCTCGTTTATGGTGGCATACTCCTTGTATCTGTGTATAAATCGTACTCTGACTACCTCAGTGCCGTCAACTAGAATCTCTTCTTCAAGCTTGAGGTTTTCGATGCGTTCGACTAGACCCGAGACCTCCTTCAACCTATCAGTTATGAATGCTGTGAAGAAGGGTTTCTCGCGTTTATGAACCCTAACAGGCATGGATATGCTTCTCTCATGGTAAACCTTGAAGATCTTCTCCTCTCTCTTAGCCTTCTCAGCCTCAGGGATCTTGACTTTTCTTATAAGCGATGGAGTGGCCATAACTGCTGCTCTGATCGCGGGTACAACCGCGGATAGCACCGAAACACCTATCGAAACCAGTAGCCCTATAACACCCCAATACCATTCAAGCTTCTCTCTGACACCTATCTGCCCAGCGGGTCCTAGTAGGCTCATAAGCCTGTAGGCACCTAAACCGATGTAGTAGCCTATGCCGCCGCCTATAAGACCCATAACTATCGACTCGGCTAGGAAGACGCTGGCTATGTGTGCTGGGTTAAGCCCTAACGCCGCTAAGAGGAACATCTCGTTTCTACGTTCGTAGATCAGGTTGATCATCACCATGAACACGTTCAGGAAGACTAGCGTAGCCGGTATCAGAAGCTCTTTGAATCCCTTAATCTCCCATTTTTCACCTGTGTATACTTTTGTAACTTCGCCGTTGAAGAAGATCCAGGCATAGTATTCTCTCAGAGCCATCTTGTTAGCAAAGTTCTTTAATGTTTTTTCATCGCCCATGGGGATGAAAACCGCAGATATGCCCACTTTTTCCGAGAGACCGGTTGTCTCTCCCTCTGAAGAGGGAAGCGATATTATCGTCCAAGCGTTGAAAACGGCGAACTCTGTGGCGTTGACAGGCTGAAGTTCTCCTTCGCTGGTAAGCTTATAGGGTGCTATAGGCTTACCGTTCAAATCGTTAACTCCCAGAATCGCTGGGTTTACATAGCCTACTAGCGTAAAATTCCAGGTTTGCGTTTCCACACCTCCCATTAGTCGAGATACTTGAATCCTATCCCCAGGCTTTACTCCGAGACTCCTAGCTAAGCTTTCGGTTATCGCTATGCTCATGTTTTCCTCGAAGAATCCCTTCGGCAAGTAGTTGGCCACGCCTAAGACCTCAGCCTCCTCAGCGGTTAAACCAAGTACACCTAGGAGGTCTACGTTACGCCCCTTCAAACTCCTTAAACGCACCACCGAGGAGTTTGAGGGAACGTTTTCCACCCTGATCATAAAGTTCTCGGCTCCATAGGCCTTCAAAGCCTCCAGCTCTCCTGCTGCGAAAAACTGTTGCACACTCGAGATCTTCGTGGCATTCAGAGGTGCCTTCTCTAAGAGACAGCCATTCACGTGAACGTTTGTAGAGGAGGGGCCCTCGACTACTATACCTTGAACCCTCGAGAACGATGTAAACGCTGTCAGCACCATCACAAGCATCGCTAGCGATAGGATGCAGAAGCTGGACCTAAGCTTTCTACGTTTGACGTTACGCTTGCCTATGGAGAATATGACGGTGATTATACTCTTAAGCGACGCTCTCCCCTCGATCTCTGGTGGTCTATAGATCCGTGGGAAGATGAAGTATAGGGTGACCGTTAACACGATCGACGCTATGATCACAGCGATGAAGAATAGATTTCCTTGAACTGTTACAGCCTTAAGGCCGAATACCTTTCCGAAGCCGAAGAGGTCGAACACTATCTTACACTGAGGATGCATGATTATCCTGAAGCCTGGGTAGATGTAATACAGCGAGACTATGATCAGTGGGTACAATATTAGCGTCGTGATCAGCTTTTTCCTAGTGTCT from Candidatus Bathyarchaeota archaeon harbors:
- a CDS encoding CdvA-like protein, yielding MAIRPRVVESRNEVLLYYYVYVLKGRVVNVSDLDVSTMQILSNGELRIRRRKLILDARPAVPIDRSVSMYESLYLFPLNYTVDVKVKVYRYRYLIREYSVKALVTGNRTYVNIMGPILDIKINETLKPFEEKIATLKFLGLPMIDEERLLIRINNQKDSILRLIENRSYDPAFAQLRFLAKKVAELESNLSNLDASLAWSSILVMAFIYAFSSLLPTLMTDDAKRKLILKFAIYFSLFLIFLYSHNEFKIALSIISSNILLTNIKYLDDFTVLLMGVTVGSLGVLIPTLISLYSPPVVSLSLDLSIRDLKRHFSRSLLTILAFSLIIASTLAVFKMSYSHMLSETETQAHFKRDVVCLQSTTNNIIVKENLIFLKSMHWINSSYLFKSLYGDISLDSISGFTAVRIISQDYGMLDQRFEILGVDPEFLDEYFNFSLTITKGGYLSGSERAVLVPASLEYYLRPLDRVRIRFVIVSATGQQLVDVAEYDFGEFIVKGFFDPDSVDKITLPDGSPLIDTPYKTIIVPGDLLPDSIDARHLTITIPRLRNVVSFQGPTYINILKVRYAFLLPDPRSGVDVYEKARELMDLTGFRAFGFSNGVCKTYEELYVLNIVGFSSIVPPIVIVTLIIVLVMNSVIYERRKEIWTLAVLGGNPRNITNMFLTEALITGILSTTIGYLCYTAVYLSSRVLIPIIQSLNPEMVKLFTEMKSTSGFDLSSILIVLFMGLAVPVVGSYIPCIKAHGLTLLGRPPKRNIGEDVRTRGELAEYHLPIRATPFDGEMLYNYLKDNFLTKTFQVKKLSGNAYQDGTFDFKFTLQFRNVLTECSLKGIRRGDTIYPVLTFPAKFIDAMDLHKFIYDLEKVSLGYPSWREKNMRLEITRVKPVTRVRTVDDVLRDVRVVREQLRVVDSKLKTLEKLKATTPSELLTEYEKKYLAQAERLNRTIRRLGLELEPFYEELNKESQKLSTEIDRLNIAYKLGEISEEEYRSSVEPLKNRLSEVQKKLNDIKFVLTQLKMPRAKLTRIRLPARRIARRKRVEETPGLMYCPYCGSTNLIKTPSGSIICGRCRRRLR